A portion of the Hoylesella buccalis ATCC 35310 genome contains these proteins:
- the radA gene encoding DNA repair protein RadA, protein MAKEKIAYVCSNCGQDSPKWMGKCPNCGQWNTFKEIRIGSDTSQSTARSVVNAFKGNTDKNKPLRLKDISTLDEPRIDMHDDELNRVLGGGLVSGSITLLGGEPGIGKSTLTLQTILQMTDKRVLYVSGEESAHQLKMRAERLSNAESDHVVILCETSLELIFEQIKTVKPELVVIDSIQTIATEHVESSPGSISQVRECAALLLHFAKNSGIPVILIGHINKEGTLAGPKILEHIVDTVIQFEGDQHYIYRILRAIKNRFGSTSELGIYEMQQDGLRQVSNPSELLLTQDHDGLSGIAISSAIEGVRPFLLETQALVSSAAYGTPQRSATGFDQRRLNMLLAVLEKRVGFKLMQKDVFLNIAGGLRVTDLAMDLSVIAAVLSSNVDTPIESGWCMAGEVGLSGEVRPVSRIEQRIAEAEKLGFTHLILPKYNLQGINPQRYQITLHPVRKVEEALRALFG, encoded by the coding sequence ATGGCAAAAGAAAAGATAGCTTATGTGTGTTCTAATTGCGGTCAGGATTCACCCAAATGGATGGGCAAATGCCCCAATTGCGGGCAATGGAACACCTTCAAAGAGATACGCATCGGCTCTGATACGTCGCAATCAACGGCCCGTTCGGTCGTCAATGCCTTCAAAGGCAACACGGACAAGAACAAACCTTTGCGCCTGAAAGACATCTCAACGCTTGACGAACCGCGCATCGACATGCACGATGACGAGCTGAACCGCGTGCTGGGAGGCGGACTTGTTTCTGGCTCCATCACCCTATTGGGAGGCGAGCCGGGCATCGGAAAGAGTACGCTGACGCTGCAAACCATCCTCCAAATGACAGACAAGCGGGTGCTTTACGTCAGCGGAGAGGAGAGTGCACACCAACTGAAGATGCGTGCTGAAAGACTGTCCAATGCCGAAAGTGACCATGTGGTCATCCTGTGCGAAACCTCTCTGGAACTGATTTTCGAGCAAATCAAGACCGTCAAGCCGGAACTGGTGGTGATAGACTCCATCCAAACCATTGCAACAGAACATGTGGAAAGCTCGCCAGGCAGCATCTCTCAGGTAAGAGAATGCGCCGCTCTGTTGCTTCATTTTGCCAAAAACAGCGGCATTCCCGTCATCTTAATCGGGCACATCAACAAAGAAGGTACATTGGCAGGCCCCAAAATTCTTGAGCACATCGTGGACACCGTCATTCAGTTTGAGGGCGACCAACATTACATATACCGCATCTTGCGCGCCATCAAAAACCGCTTCGGCAGCACGTCGGAACTGGGAATCTATGAAATGCAGCAAGACGGACTTAGGCAAGTGAGCAATCCATCCGAACTGTTGCTCACGCAAGATCACGACGGACTGAGCGGCATCGCCATCTCATCGGCCATCGAAGGCGTTCGTCCGTTCCTGTTGGAGACGCAGGCTCTCGTCTCTTCTGCTGCCTACGGAACGCCACAACGATCGGCCACAGGCTTTGACCAGCGTAGGTTGAACATGCTTTTGGCCGTGTTGGAAAAGCGGGTGGGCTTTAAACTCATGCAGAAAGACGTGTTTCTCAACATCGCCGGTGGGCTGCGCGTCACCGATTTAGCCATGGACTTGAGCGTCATCGCAGCGGTCTTGTCCAGCAACGTGGACACACCCATCGAGAGCGGATGGTGCATGGCTGGTGAGGTTGGCCTCAGTGGAGAGGTGCGTCCCGTCAGCAGAATAGAGCAGCGTATCGCTGAAGCCGAGAAGTTGGGATTCACCCATCTCATCCTGCCAAAATACAATTTGCAGGGAATCAATCCACAACGATACCAGATAACCCTCCATCCCGTACGCAAAGTTGAGGAAGCCCTCCGTGCCCTGTTCGGATAA
- a CDS encoding BamA/TamA family outer membrane protein has translation MRKVKLSIFFLTLLFLVGCSSSKFIPENEYLLQEVEIKSDQKGFDAASLEPYIRQKANSKWFSLFNIPLGTYSLSGRDTTKWVNRTLRKIGEEPVLFDTVQANQSMNDLKKALQNAGYMHADVDLQTKIKGKKLKAIYTLHPGEPYRINRVRYDIADERIKRILALDKPQHAIRSLQSGSRFTVERLDEERNRITKLLLDSGFYKFHKDFIVFEADSARNNTDINLVVRLLKYRANSDAPETNHPRYFIRDVKFSSSEESGIHLRPKILEYNTAIKAGEPFSAAHLQTTYNNFARLQAVRYTNIKFKELPDTTLLDCDIQLSHNKPHTLSFQPEGTNTAGDLGAAVSLTYENRNLFRGSEVLRVQLRGAFEAITGLEGYNDQDYQEYNAEAKLQFPRLLAPFLSSAFQRRSTASSELSFSYNLQNRPEFHRRVLSAAFRYRWNEPKRYSSYRMDLIDLNYVYMPWISDTFKRDYLDDVSSRNAILRYNYENLLVMKMGFGLRFNNGRHAMIANIETAGNILKGFSKVLSFRKNAQGQYTLFNTAYAQYIKGDFDYTRLITFDTHNSLALHIDLGLAYPYGNSKILPFEKRYFSGGANSVRGWSVRELGPGSFRGTDGRIDFINQTGDMKLDMNIEYRTKLFWKFHGAAFVDAGNIWTLRQYEEQPGGQFKLHEFYKQIAVAYGLGLRLNFDFFILRFDMGMKAINPAYETQREHFAVLHPNFGRDFTFHFAVGMPF, from the coding sequence TTGAGGAAAGTAAAATTATCGATTTTTTTTCTGACGTTGCTGTTCCTGGTTGGTTGCTCATCGAGTAAATTCATCCCGGAGAACGAGTATCTGTTGCAAGAGGTTGAAATCAAGTCTGATCAGAAAGGCTTCGATGCTGCCTCGTTGGAGCCTTATATCCGACAGAAAGCCAACTCCAAATGGTTCTCTTTGTTCAACATTCCGTTAGGAACCTATTCTCTTTCGGGGCGAGATACCACGAAATGGGTGAACCGTACCTTGCGAAAGATTGGTGAAGAGCCGGTGCTGTTTGATACCGTGCAGGCTAACCAGTCGATGAACGACCTGAAGAAGGCTCTGCAAAACGCCGGATACATGCATGCGGACGTAGACTTGCAGACAAAAATAAAAGGCAAAAAGCTGAAAGCCATCTACACGCTTCATCCGGGAGAACCTTATCGTATCAACCGTGTGAGATATGACATTGCGGACGAACGCATCAAACGAATACTGGCTTTGGACAAGCCTCAGCATGCTATTCGCAGTCTTCAGAGCGGCTCGCGCTTCACAGTGGAACGCCTGGACGAAGAGCGTAACCGAATAACCAAGCTGCTGTTGGACAGCGGTTTTTATAAATTTCACAAGGATTTTATCGTCTTTGAGGCCGACTCGGCACGCAACAATACCGACATCAACCTGGTGGTCAGACTGTTGAAATACCGAGCCAACAGTGACGCACCTGAGACCAATCACCCACGTTATTTCATTCGTGACGTGAAATTCTCTTCCAGTGAGGAGTCGGGAATCCATCTGCGTCCCAAAATACTTGAATACAATACGGCCATCAAGGCGGGAGAACCCTTCTCGGCCGCTCATCTGCAAACGACATACAACAACTTTGCACGGTTGCAAGCTGTGAGATACACTAACATCAAGTTTAAGGAATTGCCCGACACCACGCTCTTGGATTGTGACATACAACTGAGCCACAACAAGCCTCACACGCTGTCTTTCCAGCCCGAAGGCACCAACACGGCCGGTGATCTGGGAGCAGCCGTGTCGCTGACCTACGAGAACAGAAACCTTTTTCGTGGCAGTGAGGTGCTGCGGGTGCAGCTAAGAGGTGCCTTTGAGGCTATTACAGGCTTGGAAGGATATAACGACCAGGATTATCAGGAGTACAACGCTGAGGCTAAATTGCAATTTCCCCGCTTGCTGGCTCCTTTCCTATCCAGCGCATTTCAGCGGCGTAGTACGGCATCGTCGGAGTTGTCTTTCAGTTACAACTTGCAGAATCGCCCGGAATTTCATCGTAGGGTTTTGTCCGCAGCGTTTAGATATCGATGGAACGAACCGAAGCGATATTCGTCCTATCGCATGGACTTGATTGATCTCAACTATGTTTATATGCCTTGGATTTCTGATACGTTCAAGCGCGATTACCTGGACGATGTCAGCAGTAGGAATGCTATCTTGCGATACAACTATGAGAATTTGCTGGTCATGAAGATGGGTTTCGGTTTGAGATTCAATAATGGTCGTCATGCCATGATCGCCAACATCGAGACGGCCGGCAACATTTTGAAGGGCTTTTCTAAAGTGCTGTCCTTCCGTAAAAACGCGCAAGGACAGTACACCTTATTTAATACGGCCTACGCACAGTATATCAAAGGCGACTTTGACTATACCCGTTTGATTACTTTTGATACGCACAACTCGCTTGCGTTGCACATAGATTTGGGACTTGCTTATCCGTATGGCAACTCGAAAATCTTGCCTTTTGAGAAGCGATACTTCTCGGGTGGAGCCAACTCGGTGAGGGGATGGAGTGTCAGAGAGTTGGGGCCGGGCAGCTTTCGCGGCACCGATGGGCGCATTGACTTCATCAACCAAACGGGTGACATGAAGCTGGATATGAACATAGAGTACCGCACCAAGTTGTTTTGGAAGTTCCATGGAGCGGCTTTTGTGGATGCCGGAAACATTTGGACGTTGCGACAATATGAGGAACAACCAGGCGGTCAATTCAAGTTACATGAGTTTTATAAGCAGATAGCCGTGGCCTACGGACTGGGATTGCGCCTGAACTTCGACTTTTTTATCCTGCGGTTTGACATGGGTATGAAAGCCATCAATCCAGCTTATGAAACACAACGCGAGCATTTCGCCGTGCTTCATCCTAACTTTGGCCGCGACTTCACCTTCCATTTCGCCGTGGGTATGCCCTTCTAA
- a CDS encoding TrmH family RNA methyltransferase, producing MISKAKLKYINALQTKKGRLAHGTFVAEGPKVIHDLLSSFQPELIVATEQWLERHEDEILKSNQGDRRPQIIAVSPDELQKISLLQHPQEVLAVFEQRHMPAHIDPTHELVLALDGIQDPGNLGTIIRIADWFGIRNVICSEDTADVYNPKVVQATMGSIAHVDVTYLNLCEFVDALSPSTPVYGTLLDGEDIYQQTLTETGIIIMGNEGNGISKDLRARVNHPLLIPNFSTLPNKAESLNVAIATAIACSEFKRRTKTT from the coding sequence ATGATTAGTAAAGCAAAACTCAAATACATCAACGCGCTGCAAACAAAGAAGGGACGTTTGGCCCATGGCACGTTCGTTGCCGAGGGTCCTAAGGTGATTCACGACCTGCTGTCGTCGTTCCAACCCGAACTCATCGTGGCCACAGAGCAATGGCTCGAACGGCACGAAGACGAGATTTTGAAGAGCAACCAGGGTGACAGACGACCGCAAATCATCGCGGTATCGCCCGACGAGCTGCAAAAAATCAGTCTATTGCAGCACCCGCAAGAGGTGTTGGCCGTATTCGAACAACGCCACATGCCCGCTCACATCGACCCAACCCATGAGCTTGTGTTGGCCTTAGATGGCATTCAAGACCCGGGCAACTTAGGCACCATCATCCGCATTGCCGACTGGTTTGGCATCAGGAACGTGATTTGTAGCGAAGACACGGCAGATGTGTACAACCCAAAAGTGGTTCAGGCCACCATGGGAAGCATCGCACACGTCGACGTCACCTACCTGAATCTCTGTGAATTTGTGGATGCGCTGTCGCCGTCAACCCCTGTCTATGGCACTTTGCTCGATGGTGAGGACATCTATCAACAGACGCTCACCGAGACCGGAATCATCATCATGGGGAACGAAGGCAACGGCATCTCGAAAGACCTGCGCGCACGCGTCAACCATCCGCTGCTCATCCCCAACTTCTCCACCTTGCCCAACAAGGCCGAGAGCCTCAACGTGGCCATTGCCACGGCCATAGCGTGCAGCGAATTTAAAAGAAGAACAAAAACAACGTAA
- a CDS encoding transglycosylase SLT domain-containing protein: protein MQKCQNYFPVPLTCHLFIFLLLLMLCGCENEKTQVRTPWGTTLGTDTTNVSKGFSLDDIIGNGELIMLTINGPETYYDYRGRGMGLQYLLCEQFARQLGVSLRVELCKDTTEMVNRLEQGDGDIIAFPLPITDKRLLYSGPSADSLKTQWAVRKDNEALADTLNKWFSPKLIAQVKQRESFLLSTRSVTRHVYSPMLNRSQGVISHYDHYFQQYAPMARWDWRLMAAQCYQESTFDPQARSWAGALGLMQIMPGTAAHLGLSLADIHNPEQNIAAAAKYLQELSTHFQDVRNVQERQYFVLASYNGGSYHVRDAMALTRKNGGNPHSWNHVSEYILKLSDPRYYRDPIVKHGYMRGSETVDYVNKIRARYAQYRGVAKGGIGFYSLQKPSRAKHKHRFKL from the coding sequence ATGCAAAAGTGTCAAAATTACTTTCCTGTTCCATTGACATGCCATTTGTTCATCTTCCTGTTGTTGTTGATGCTCTGTGGATGCGAGAATGAAAAGACACAGGTACGCACGCCTTGGGGCACCACTTTGGGCACCGATACGACGAATGTGAGCAAGGGTTTCTCGCTGGATGACATCATCGGAAATGGCGAATTGATTATGCTGACCATCAATGGCCCCGAGACTTATTACGACTATCGTGGGCGTGGCATGGGATTACAGTATTTGCTGTGTGAGCAGTTTGCCCGACAGTTGGGCGTTTCCTTGCGAGTGGAATTGTGCAAGGACACCACGGAGATGGTCAACAGGCTCGAGCAAGGTGACGGTGACATCATCGCTTTTCCGCTGCCCATAACCGATAAACGCTTGCTGTACTCGGGGCCTTCGGCCGATTCGTTGAAAACACAGTGGGCGGTAAGGAAAGACAATGAGGCGCTTGCCGACACGCTGAACAAATGGTTCAGTCCGAAACTCATTGCTCAAGTCAAGCAACGAGAATCGTTCTTGCTGTCCACCCGCAGCGTCACGCGTCACGTTTATTCACCCATGTTGAACCGTTCGCAGGGTGTCATCTCCCATTACGACCATTATTTTCAGCAGTATGCACCCATGGCCAGATGGGATTGGCGCTTGATGGCGGCTCAATGTTATCAAGAGTCTACCTTTGACCCGCAAGCCCGTTCGTGGGCCGGTGCACTGGGATTGATGCAAATTATGCCCGGAACGGCGGCGCATCTGGGACTTTCGTTAGCCGACATCCATAATCCGGAGCAAAACATAGCGGCCGCAGCCAAGTATTTGCAAGAGCTAAGTACCCATTTTCAGGATGTGAGAAACGTACAAGAACGCCAGTATTTCGTGCTGGCCAGCTACAATGGTGGCTCTTATCATGTGCGCGATGCGATGGCGTTGACTCGGAAAAATGGTGGCAATCCGCATAGTTGGAATCACGTTTCAGAATATATTTTGAAGTTGTCTGACCCACGTTACTATCGTGACCCCATCGTCAAGCATGGCTATATGCGTGGTTCAGAGACGGTTGACTATGTCAACAAAATCCGTGCCCGCTATGCGCAATACAGAGGTGTGGCCAAGGGTGGCATCGGATTTTACAGTCTCCAGAAACCTTCCAGGGCCAAGCACAAGCATCGCTTCAAGCTCTGA
- the hisC gene encoding histidinol-phosphate transaminase: protein MRTLEQLVRPNIWTLTPLGSTQCEHGGSEANIFLDANENPYNKPLNRYPDPLQRELKEKLSQIKQVPAGNIFLSNGCDEAIDLVYRIFCEPKQDNVVAIEPTYGMYKVCADINNTVYKPVLLDECFQLSANKLLAACDASTKVIWLCSPNNPTGNDLHRDAITEIVQRFDGIVVLDEAYSDFSTQKSFRTELASYPNLIILNTMSLAWGCAGIRLGMAFASEEIVNLFNKVKQPYNISSLTQEQALKSLQGTFEVEKWVTTLLQERRRMVQAFAVLPQCVKVYPTAANFFLAKMKDAHGTYQYLLDKGIVVCHSSQVTLCHDCLRVTIGTKTENNELLAALRQC, encoded by the coding sequence ATGAGAACCCTGGAACAACTGGTTAGACCCAATATTTGGACGTTAACGCCCCTTGGCAGCACCCAGTGCGAACATGGTGGCAGTGAGGCAAACATCTTTTTAGATGCCAACGAAAATCCATACAACAAACCGCTCAACCGATATCCCGACCCACTGCAAAGGGAATTGAAAGAAAAGCTGAGCCAAATTAAGCAAGTGCCGGCCGGAAACATCTTCCTGAGTAACGGATGTGATGAAGCCATCGACTTGGTTTACCGCATTTTCTGCGAGCCAAAGCAAGACAACGTTGTTGCCATCGAACCAACATACGGCATGTACAAAGTGTGTGCAGACATCAACAACACGGTCTACAAACCCGTGCTGCTGGATGAGTGTTTCCAGCTGTCGGCCAACAAATTGCTGGCTGCATGCGATGCGTCAACAAAGGTGATTTGGCTGTGCAGCCCCAACAACCCCACGGGCAACGACCTTCATAGGGACGCCATCACGGAAATCGTCCAACGGTTTGACGGCATCGTAGTGTTGGACGAAGCCTACAGTGACTTCTCTACCCAGAAATCATTCCGCACCGAACTCGCCTCCTACCCCAACCTCATCATACTCAACACCATGAGTCTGGCGTGGGGATGTGCGGGCATCCGACTGGGGATGGCATTCGCAAGCGAAGAAATCGTCAACCTATTTAATAAGGTGAAACAGCCATACAACATCAGTTCGCTCACGCAAGAGCAAGCACTCAAGTCGCTGCAAGGCACCTTTGAGGTAGAAAAATGGGTTACCACCCTGCTGCAAGAAAGGCGAAGAATGGTGCAGGCCTTTGCCGTACTGCCACAGTGCGTGAAGGTGTACCCTACTGCGGCCAACTTCTTTCTGGCCAAGATGAAAGATGCCCACGGCACCTATCAATACCTGTTGGACAAAGGTATTGTGGTATGCCACAGTAGCCAGGTGACACTATGCCATGATTGTCTGCGGGTGACCATTGGCACGAAGACCGAAAACAACGAGCTGTTGGCGGCTCTGCGACAATGCTGA
- a CDS encoding carboxypeptidase-like regulatory domain-containing protein, with the protein MKLRTVVINLLLLCAMAAQAQSFTLQGRVVDEQLNPVELATVSCLQQGKATVTSLKGEFSMQLMSADSVVIRFSMIGYKTKQRVLRHPRGKQTLQIVLNSDDQTLGEVKVMGEKIQTGQTQNLKTEHAKTLPSVTGNGVEELIQSQAGVSSHNELSSQYNVRGGAFDENSVYINNIEIYRPFLVRSGQQEGLSVINPDMVEKIGFSTGGFEAKYGDKMSSALDITYRQPKPFEANVSASLLGASAFVGFRTKTVAWSNGLRYKTNKYLLGSLETDGEYKPDFLDYQTYLVYTPNKRWKLSFIGNLSDNHYTFTPKNRETAFGTLQNVKSFKVYFDGHEKDRFNTYFGSIDLTRNFGDSTSVSLLASAFSTNESEKYDIQGQYWLTQTETSENLGVGTYFQHARNYLKAHVENVKLMAKHTSKQHQVEGGLTFKFEHIQEQAAEYEMRDSSGYSIPHTGKDLYMIYSLRAKNELNARRIEAYLQDTYRFSNRNGNTHYTLNYGVRMSKWSFNKELVVSPRASLGIIPAFNENMTFRLAAGLYYQTPFYKEIRDTTTVNGTTYARLNEKAKSQRSIHLITAMDYRFRMNRRPFKFTAEAYFKALGNLVPYSVNNVKVVYYGDNMSSGHALGLDLKLYGEFVPGTDSWISLSVMDTKMKLNGKTIPMPTDQRYAVNLFFTDYFPGTDRWKMSLKLAFADGLPFAAPHRELERNSFRAPAYRRVDLGMSYRLLNNDDRRSKSVFKNIWLGIDALNLFGISNVNSYYWITDVTNQQYAVPNYLTGRLFNGKIILEF; encoded by the coding sequence ATGAAATTGAGAACCGTTGTAATCAATCTGCTGCTGCTATGCGCAATGGCAGCACAAGCCCAATCATTCACCCTGCAAGGAAGAGTGGTTGACGAGCAACTCAATCCCGTGGAGCTGGCCACCGTGTCGTGTCTGCAACAGGGCAAAGCCACCGTGACCTCACTCAAAGGCGAGTTCAGCATGCAACTGATGTCGGCCGACTCGGTAGTTATCAGGTTTTCCATGATTGGCTACAAAACCAAGCAGCGCGTGCTGCGCCATCCGCGAGGTAAACAAACGTTGCAGATCGTGTTGAACAGCGACGACCAGACGTTGGGCGAAGTGAAGGTGATGGGCGAGAAAATTCAGACTGGACAAACGCAGAACCTGAAGACAGAGCATGCCAAAACCTTGCCTTCGGTGACGGGCAACGGCGTGGAAGAGCTCATACAGTCGCAAGCCGGCGTGTCCTCGCACAACGAACTGTCATCACAATACAACGTTAGAGGGGGTGCCTTTGACGAGAACAGCGTGTACATCAACAACATAGAGATATACAGACCTTTCTTGGTAAGGTCGGGACAACAAGAAGGATTGTCGGTCATCAATCCCGACATGGTGGAGAAAATTGGTTTTTCAACCGGCGGATTCGAGGCCAAATACGGTGACAAGATGTCGTCGGCCCTCGACATCACCTACCGACAACCCAAACCATTTGAGGCCAACGTGTCTGCCAGTTTGTTGGGAGCCAGCGCGTTCGTAGGCTTCAGAACCAAAACGGTGGCATGGAGCAACGGCCTGAGATACAAGACCAACAAATATCTGTTGGGGTCGTTGGAAACAGATGGAGAATACAAACCCGATTTCTTAGACTACCAAACTTACCTGGTTTATACGCCGAACAAGCGTTGGAAACTGTCGTTCATCGGCAACCTATCGGACAATCACTACACGTTTACGCCAAAAAACAGGGAAACGGCTTTCGGTACCTTGCAAAACGTTAAGTCGTTCAAAGTATATTTTGATGGGCATGAAAAGGATCGGTTCAATACCTATTTCGGCTCCATCGACTTAACACGCAACTTCGGTGACTCCACGTCAGTGTCACTCTTAGCCTCGGCTTTCTCGACCAACGAAAGTGAAAAATATGACATCCAGGGACAATACTGGCTCACACAAACCGAGACAAGTGAGAACTTGGGCGTTGGAACCTACTTTCAACATGCGCGCAACTACTTGAAAGCCCATGTGGAGAACGTGAAGTTGATGGCTAAACACACATCCAAACAACATCAGGTGGAAGGCGGATTGACATTCAAGTTTGAACACATTCAAGAGCAAGCTGCTGAATATGAGATGCGGGATTCAAGCGGCTACAGCATCCCACACACGGGAAAAGACCTGTACATGATTTACTCTCTGCGTGCCAAAAACGAACTGAACGCCCGGCGCATCGAGGCTTATCTGCAAGACACCTATCGGTTTAGCAACCGCAACGGCAACACACACTACACCTTGAACTATGGGGTGCGCATGAGTAAATGGAGCTTCAACAAAGAATTGGTGGTGAGTCCGCGTGCCTCATTGGGCATCATACCTGCCTTTAACGAGAACATGACCTTTCGCTTGGCAGCCGGATTGTACTATCAAACGCCTTTTTACAAAGAGATAAGAGATACCACAACCGTCAACGGAACGACGTACGCAAGACTTAACGAGAAGGCGAAGAGCCAACGTTCCATCCACCTCATCACCGCCATGGACTACCGGTTCAGGATGAACAGGCGGCCATTCAAGTTCACTGCCGAAGCCTACTTCAAGGCGTTGGGCAACCTGGTGCCATACAGTGTGAACAACGTCAAGGTGGTATATTATGGCGATAACATGAGTTCGGGACATGCCTTGGGACTGGATTTGAAGCTGTATGGCGAGTTTGTGCCTGGAACTGATTCGTGGATAAGTCTCTCCGTGATGGACACGAAGATGAAACTCAATGGCAAGACCATTCCCATGCCTACCGATCAGCGGTACGCCGTGAACCTGTTCTTCACCGATTACTTCCCCGGAACCGACCGATGGAAGATGTCATTGAAGCTGGCTTTTGCCGACGGTCTTCCCTTTGCAGCCCCGCACCGCGAATTGGAACGCAACTCATTTCGCGCACCTGCATACAGACGAGTGGACTTAGGGATGAGTTACCGACTGCTGAACAATGACGATCGTCGTTCTAAATCTGTCTTCAAGAACATTTGGTTGGGCATTGACGCGCTGAACCTCTTCGGCATCAGTAACGTCAATTCATATTATTGGATTACGGATGTGACGAACCAACAATACGCCGTTCCCAATTATCTGACCGGCAGATTGTTCAACGGAAAGATTATACTCGAATTCTAA
- a CDS encoding DUF5103 domain-containing protein: protein MEMNTMNRTLISICLLLTASVCTAQKNEIYKKSIASLQVVAGDDWLSPPITQLDGEPITIAFDDLTHEYHRYTYTIEHCEADWSTTTQLFASDYLDGFAEGNTIDDVQKSINTKTLYTHYRLQIPNERCRLKMSGNYRLTVFDENNDNEKILSACFMVVEPLAGIQMEVVTNTDIDINGTHQQVNMEVNYGMLQVTDPATQIKTIVLQNGRWNKERFNIKPQYVMPDALKWVHNKQLIFDGGNEYRKFEMLDVNHTTMGLESVSWDGNDYHAYVWTDEPRPNYVYDEDANGAFYIRNSDNVENNTSSDYLIVHFKLQAPRQNGDVYLNATWTNDQLTPEYKMHYNEQDGVYEAAVLLKQGYYSYQYVVAQTDGTTAPVSTEGSFYQTENKFQALLYYRGTGERTDRLVGYQHD, encoded by the coding sequence ATGGAAATGAATACGATGAACAGAACCCTGATAAGCATTTGTCTTTTACTGACAGCAAGCGTTTGCACTGCACAGAAGAACGAGATTTACAAAAAATCGATTGCTTCCTTGCAAGTGGTTGCAGGGGATGATTGGCTCTCACCCCCCATCACTCAGTTGGATGGTGAGCCAATAACCATCGCGTTTGACGACCTCACCCACGAATATCACCGATATACTTACACCATAGAACATTGCGAAGCCGACTGGAGCACCACCACGCAGTTGTTCGCAAGCGATTATCTGGATGGCTTCGCAGAGGGGAACACCATCGATGACGTGCAAAAATCAATCAACACGAAAACGCTCTACACCCACTATCGGCTGCAAATACCCAACGAAAGATGCAGACTGAAGATGAGTGGGAACTATCGCCTCACGGTCTTCGACGAAAACAACGACAACGAGAAAATCTTGTCTGCGTGCTTCATGGTGGTGGAACCTCTCGCTGGTATCCAGATGGAGGTGGTGACCAATACAGACATCGACATCAACGGAACGCATCAGCAGGTGAACATGGAGGTAAACTATGGCATGCTGCAAGTAACCGATCCGGCAACGCAAATCAAGACCATCGTACTGCAAAACGGTCGGTGGAACAAAGAACGATTCAACATCAAGCCGCAATACGTCATGCCTGATGCACTGAAATGGGTACACAACAAGCAACTGATTTTTGACGGAGGCAACGAATATCGAAAGTTCGAAATGCTGGACGTGAACCATACGACCATGGGATTGGAATCCGTCAGCTGGGACGGAAACGATTATCACGCATACGTTTGGACCGATGAGCCTCGCCCAAATTACGTTTACGATGAGGATGCCAATGGGGCATTTTACATCCGCAACAGCGACAATGTGGAAAACAACACCAGCTCTGATTATCTCATCGTGCATTTCAAGTTGCAGGCACCCAGGCAGAACGGGGACGTATATCTCAACGCAACTTGGACCAACGACCAACTGACGCCAGAATATAAGATGCACTACAACGAGCAGGACGGCGTTTACGAGGCGGCAGTGCTGTTGAAACAGGGCTACTACTCGTACCAGTATGTGGTTGCACAAACAGACGGAACGACCGCTCCCGTAAGCACCGAGGGGTCGTTCTATCAAACGGAAAACAAGTTCCAAGCACTACTCTACTATCGCGGAACCGGCGAACGTACCGACCGGTTGGTGGGGTATCAGCATGATTGA